One genomic region from Curtobacterium sp. 9128 encodes:
- a CDS encoding TadE family type IV pilus minor pilin, protein MPCRCEHGSDERGAVTVEFAVALPVLAVVVSLAIGGVVLVDGQGRLQSAAATAARAYGRDDDAAARAALAGIAPGATSSVTRSDELVCVVAERRSGPGPLAAITLRGASCAATGGR, encoded by the coding sequence GTGCCCTGTCGCTGTGAGCACGGCTCCGACGAGCGCGGGGCGGTCACCGTCGAGTTCGCGGTCGCGCTCCCCGTGCTCGCGGTCGTCGTGTCGCTGGCCATCGGGGGTGTCGTGCTCGTCGACGGGCAGGGACGGCTCCAGTCTGCTGCAGCGACTGCCGCCAGGGCGTACGGCCGTGACGACGACGCTGCTGCACGAGCGGCGCTCGCCGGGATCGCCCCGGGCGCGACGAGCTCCGTGACCCGGTCAGACGAACTCGTGTGCGTCGTCGCCGAACGTCGGTCAGGGCCGGGGCCGCTCGCGGCGATCACCCTCCGTGGTGCGTCGTGCGCGGCGACGGGCGGCCGGTGA
- a CDS encoding DUF4244 domain-containing protein gives MTERPNPPSAPARRTSGLAARLRDDRGSATAEYAVVILAAVAFAGVLVAVMRSGEVQAILTELVRGALSL, from the coding sequence ATGACCGAACGACCGAACCCACCATCCGCACCAGCTCGCCGAACCTCGGGACTCGCTGCCCGACTCCGCGACGACCGTGGTTCCGCGACCGCCGAGTACGCCGTCGTCATCCTGGCCGCCGTGGCGTTCGCGGGGGTCCTCGTCGCGGTGATGCGCTCCGGCGAGGTCCAGGCGATCCTGACCGAACTCGTCCGCGGTGCCCTGTCGCTGTGA
- a CDS encoding TadA family conjugal transfer-associated ATPase: protein MHRHRAVPSPFLPGAAVPRRARRGIDPVEFEELAPLVADDSVTDVLVSGGLGVWLDRGDGLVDSGIVLDEERTRELATRLVALGGRHVDESTPVADVRHGDGVRVHVVLAPVSVRGTTLSLRLPRGAPPTLDALERSGTFERVPRGFVEDAVQRRRNVLVSGATGSGKTTLLAAMLAIVPRDERIVTVEDVAELRIDHPHVVSLESRQANAEGAGAIGLDRLVRESLRMRPDRIVVGECRGAEIRELMSALNTGHDGGAGTVHANGLDDVPARLEALGALAGLGPTVLSRQAVSAFDLVLHVERRRGVRRLAAAGRLGVDPAGRLTVEPVVTGTGRSGRRG from the coding sequence ATGCACCGCCACCGCGCCGTCCCCTCGCCGTTCCTCCCGGGTGCGGCCGTGCCCCGACGCGCTCGACGGGGGATCGACCCGGTCGAGTTCGAGGAACTCGCTCCGCTCGTGGCGGACGACAGCGTCACCGATGTGCTGGTGTCCGGCGGTCTGGGCGTCTGGCTCGACCGGGGCGACGGGTTGGTCGACTCCGGGATCGTGCTGGACGAGGAACGGACACGCGAACTCGCGACACGACTGGTCGCGCTCGGTGGCCGGCACGTCGACGAGAGCACCCCGGTCGCGGACGTCCGGCACGGTGACGGGGTCCGGGTGCACGTCGTCCTGGCGCCGGTCTCCGTGCGGGGGACGACGCTGTCCCTCCGCCTGCCTCGTGGTGCACCGCCGACGCTCGATGCGCTCGAGCGGAGCGGGACCTTCGAGCGGGTACCCCGCGGATTCGTGGAGGACGCCGTCCAGCGCCGACGCAACGTGCTCGTGTCCGGGGCGACGGGCAGCGGGAAGACGACGCTCCTCGCCGCGATGCTGGCCATCGTGCCGCGCGACGAGCGCATCGTGACGGTGGAGGACGTCGCAGAGCTCCGGATCGACCACCCGCACGTCGTGTCGCTCGAATCGCGGCAGGCCAACGCCGAGGGCGCCGGAGCGATCGGCCTCGACCGGCTCGTCCGCGAATCCCTCCGGATGCGCCCGGACCGGATCGTGGTGGGGGAGTGCCGTGGGGCAGAGATCCGCGAGCTCATGTCCGCGCTCAACACCGGACACGACGGTGGAGCCGGCACGGTCCACGCGAACGGACTCGACGACGTCCCCGCACGCCTCGAGGCGCTCGGCGCGCTCGCTGGGCTCGGGCCGACCGTGCTGTCCCGGCAGGCGGTCAGTGCGTTCGACCTGGTGCTCCACGTGGAGCGTCGGCGGGGCGTGCGTCGGCTCGCAGCGGCCGGGAGGCTCGGGGTCGACCCGGCAGGGCGGCTCACCGTCGAACCCGTGGTAACGGGCACCGGCCGGTCGGGTCGGCGCGGGTGA
- the acs gene encoding acetate--CoA ligase, with protein MSTPTNVDERHDDGHHDDSSTFPPPPEFVADAVADQGLHDAAAADREAFWAEQSKSLLDWRTPFTRTLDWSGAPFAKWFDDGTLNVAENCLDRHVRAGNGDRVAIHFEGAPGDTRRITYAELTADVQRAANMLTDLGVEQGDRVVVYMPLIPEAVVTMLAVARIGAVHSVVFGGFSAESLRARIEDAGAKLVVTADGGWRRGAVAPLKPAVDEALQGEGTDSVEHVVVVKRGGNDIAWNDRDLWWHDEFAKADPTHEPQAFPAENPLFILYTSGTTGKPKGIVHTSGGYLTQAAYTHKNVFDMHPGKDVYWCTADIGWITGHTYVVYGPLANGVTQVLYEGTPDEPKPGRWWDIVDAYGVTVLYTAPTAVRAAMKGGRQVPDARSLDTLRLLGSVGEPINPEAWHWFRQVIGHDRTPIVDTWWQTETGAIMISALPGVTKLKPGAAQTPLPGIVAEIVDDEGHRADPGESGYLTITEPWPSMARGIWGDPDRFVETYWDRFPGRYFAGDGARLDGQGDIWVQGRVDDVMNVSGHRLSTAEIESALVGHEGVAEAAVVGAADETTGQAIVAFVILTSEAAEGVDRDAVAAELRAWVGTRIGAIAKPRQITIVPELPKTRSGKIMRRLLRDAAEGRRIGDTTTLADPTIMATIAELM; from the coding sequence ATGTCCACTCCGACCAACGTCGACGAACGACACGACGACGGCCACCACGACGACAGCAGCACCTTCCCGCCGCCCCCGGAGTTCGTCGCGGACGCCGTCGCGGACCAGGGTCTGCACGACGCGGCCGCCGCCGACCGCGAAGCGTTCTGGGCCGAGCAGTCGAAGAGCCTGCTGGACTGGCGCACGCCGTTCACGCGGACCCTCGACTGGTCGGGGGCACCGTTCGCGAAGTGGTTCGACGACGGCACGTTGAACGTCGCCGAGAACTGCCTCGACCGGCACGTCCGTGCTGGCAACGGCGACCGGGTGGCGATCCACTTCGAGGGCGCTCCCGGCGACACGCGGCGCATCACCTACGCCGAGCTGACCGCCGACGTGCAGCGCGCCGCGAACATGCTGACGGACCTCGGCGTCGAGCAGGGCGACCGGGTCGTCGTCTACATGCCACTCATCCCCGAGGCCGTCGTCACGATGCTCGCGGTCGCCCGCATCGGCGCCGTGCACTCCGTGGTGTTCGGCGGGTTCAGCGCCGAGAGCCTCCGTGCCCGCATCGAGGACGCCGGCGCGAAGCTCGTCGTCACCGCTGACGGCGGCTGGCGCCGCGGGGCCGTCGCCCCGCTGAAGCCCGCGGTCGACGAGGCGCTGCAGGGCGAGGGCACCGACAGCGTCGAGCACGTCGTCGTCGTCAAGCGCGGCGGCAACGACATCGCGTGGAACGACCGCGACCTCTGGTGGCACGACGAGTTCGCCAAGGCGGACCCGACCCACGAGCCGCAGGCCTTCCCCGCGGAGAACCCGCTCTTCATCCTCTACACGTCTGGCACGACCGGGAAGCCGAAGGGCATCGTGCACACCTCGGGCGGCTACCTCACGCAGGCCGCGTACACGCACAAGAACGTGTTCGACATGCACCCGGGCAAGGACGTCTACTGGTGCACCGCCGACATCGGCTGGATCACCGGGCACACGTACGTCGTCTACGGCCCGCTCGCGAACGGCGTGACGCAGGTCCTCTACGAGGGCACCCCCGACGAGCCGAAGCCCGGCCGCTGGTGGGACATCGTCGACGCGTACGGCGTGACGGTCCTCTACACGGCGCCGACCGCGGTCCGCGCCGCCATGAAGGGCGGGCGCCAGGTACCGGACGCGCGGAGCCTGGACACCCTGCGACTCCTCGGCAGCGTCGGCGAACCGATCAACCCGGAGGCGTGGCACTGGTTCCGCCAGGTCATCGGCCACGACCGCACGCCCATCGTGGACACGTGGTGGCAGACCGAGACCGGCGCGATCATGATCTCCGCGCTGCCCGGTGTCACGAAGCTCAAGCCCGGCGCGGCGCAGACGCCGCTGCCCGGCATCGTCGCCGAGATCGTCGACGACGAGGGCCACCGTGCCGACCCCGGCGAGAGCGGCTACCTCACCATCACCGAGCCGTGGCCGTCGATGGCGCGCGGCATCTGGGGCGACCCGGACCGGTTCGTCGAGACGTACTGGGACCGCTTCCCCGGCCGGTACTTCGCCGGCGACGGGGCGCGACTCGACGGGCAGGGCGACATCTGGGTGCAGGGCCGGGTCGACGACGTCATGAACGTCTCCGGACACCGGCTCTCCACCGCGGAGATCGAGTCGGCACTCGTCGGACACGAGGGAGTGGCCGAGGCGGCCGTCGTCGGCGCGGCCGACGAGACCACGGGTCAGGCGATCGTCGCGTTCGTGATCCTGACGTCCGAGGCGGCGGAGGGGGTCGACCGCGACGCCGTCGCCGCCGAGCTCCGCGCCTGGGTCGGCACGCGCATCGGAGCGATCGCGAAGCCGCGGCAGATCACGATCGTGCCGGAGCTGCCGAAGACGCGGTCGGGCAAGATCATGCGCCGGCTGCTCCGCGACGCGGCGGAGGGCCGTCGCATCGGCGACACGACGACGTTGGCCGACCCGACGATCATGGCGACCATCGCGGAACTCATGTAG
- a CDS encoding RidA family protein, translated as MTVAARLAELGLEIPTVAAPVAAYVPAVVTGQYVYTAGQLPFVDGALPVTGKVGSEVDADTATAQARQAALNALAAVQSVAGSLEHVARVVKVTVFVASDPSFTGQPGVANGASTLVGEVFGDAGVHARSAVGVAVLPLDAPVEVELVVELTA; from the coding sequence ATGACCGTCGCGGCACGTCTCGCCGAACTCGGCCTCGAGATCCCGACCGTCGCGGCCCCCGTCGCCGCGTACGTCCCGGCGGTCGTGACCGGGCAGTACGTCTACACGGCAGGGCAGCTGCCCTTCGTCGACGGCGCGCTGCCGGTGACCGGCAAGGTCGGCTCCGAGGTCGACGCGGACACCGCGACGGCACAGGCGCGACAGGCGGCGCTGAACGCGCTGGCGGCCGTACAGTCCGTCGCCGGGTCGCTCGAGCACGTCGCCCGTGTCGTGAAGGTCACGGTGTTCGTCGCGTCCGACCCGTCGTTCACGGGACAGCCCGGCGTCGCCAACGGCGCGTCGACGCTCGTCGGCGAGGTCTTCGGCGACGCCGGCGTCCACGCGCGGAGCGCGGTGGGCGTCGCGGTGCTCCCGCTGGACGCGCCGGTCGAGGTCGAGCTGGTGGTGGAGCTGACCGCCTGA
- a CDS encoding transglycosylase domain-containing protein, with protein MSAQKTSASRTKPVSAVGAFIGFVGFSVLAGLLVTIGVTPAIAVAGVTTTSTIGVFESLPEYIEIGELPQRNEVLAYQNGQPVHLATVYDQNRQELKFDQISDQLKNAAIDGEDKRFYDHGGVDMTSLVRAGVGSLAGGLGESGGGSTLTMQLVRNIKMQQALELPTLEEQQKAYKDAVEQTIPRKLEEMKLAIGLAKKYSKKEILTGYLNIAYFGDQTYGVQAAAQHYFNKNATDLTPQEAASILAIVQSPNTRNLSDPKFYDANVARRDVILKSMYAQKHLTKEQFDAAIASKPADYVHLTAPTQGCKASAGFGSQFFCDYAVQVVKEMPQLGATAKERKAAWRNGGYTVQTTLDVGLNNQQKDLIDSYAPNTEARFKLGGTIDSVEADTGRVITMVQNKNYNQLAGCDVQGADPNACAPSTDSGINFNVDSKYGGGEGFQTGSTFKVFTLLNWLQNGHGLNETVSGTPRAFTSYPICGSRSGIGGGYTPKNDSAGEGGNMSVESATYRSVNVAFVNMAQKLDYCDIRKTADSLGVHLANPRATVQGYGDDMSQKTTTDIALNASAVLGTNYIAPLTMAAAYAGIANNGTFCRPIVIDNVTNAEGKALGGQQKECTQAIDPSVAQTAIYAMKKVLTVGTAGGGRTPDGYDEFGKTGTTDEADQIWLVGSTSKIATATWLGNIEGKQSLRKVAGPHGLYSLSRTSLWRQAQSIVNTQYAGAPFQAPSSSSIRGNSITVPDVAGKTTDEARATLSGAGFTYVDGGTQPGAGTAGTVLSTSPASGSALSKGSSVTVYTTDGSQSTVPEVAGKSVGDARSALNGAGFGNVSVADQYQPGDGKNQCKVAAVDPGAGTAASKDTTINLTLFGNKDGKAPKDCK; from the coding sequence ATGTCTGCCCAGAAGACGTCTGCCTCGCGGACCAAGCCCGTCTCTGCAGTCGGCGCCTTCATCGGATTCGTCGGCTTCAGTGTGCTCGCCGGACTCCTGGTCACCATCGGTGTCACCCCGGCCATCGCCGTCGCCGGGGTCACCACGACCTCGACGATCGGCGTGTTCGAGTCGCTCCCGGAGTACATCGAGATCGGCGAACTCCCGCAGCGCAACGAGGTCCTCGCGTACCAGAACGGTCAGCCGGTCCACCTGGCGACGGTCTACGACCAGAACCGTCAGGAGCTGAAGTTCGACCAGATCAGCGACCAGCTGAAGAACGCGGCCATCGACGGCGAGGACAAGCGCTTCTACGACCACGGCGGCGTCGACATGACCTCGCTCGTCCGCGCGGGTGTCGGCTCGCTCGCCGGCGGGCTCGGCGAGTCCGGTGGTGGCTCCACCCTGACGATGCAGCTCGTCCGCAACATCAAGATGCAGCAGGCACTGGAGCTCCCGACGCTGGAAGAGCAGCAGAAGGCGTACAAGGACGCCGTCGAGCAGACCATCCCCCGCAAGCTCGAGGAGATGAAGCTCGCGATCGGGCTCGCGAAGAAGTACTCGAAGAAGGAGATCCTCACCGGGTACCTCAACATCGCGTACTTCGGCGACCAGACCTACGGCGTGCAGGCAGCCGCGCAGCACTACTTCAACAAGAACGCGACCGACCTCACCCCGCAGGAAGCCGCGTCCATCCTGGCGATCGTGCAGTCGCCGAACACCCGGAACCTCTCCGACCCGAAGTTCTACGACGCCAACGTCGCGCGTCGCGACGTCATCCTCAAGTCGATGTACGCCCAGAAGCACCTGACGAAGGAGCAGTTCGACGCGGCCATCGCGTCGAAGCCGGCGGACTACGTGCACCTCACCGCGCCGACCCAGGGCTGCAAGGCCTCGGCGGGCTTCGGGTCGCAGTTCTTCTGCGACTACGCGGTGCAGGTCGTCAAGGAGATGCCCCAGCTCGGCGCAACCGCGAAGGAGCGCAAGGCGGCATGGCGCAACGGCGGCTACACCGTGCAGACGACGCTCGACGTCGGTCTGAACAACCAGCAGAAGGACCTGATCGACAGCTACGCGCCGAACACCGAGGCGCGGTTCAAGCTCGGCGGCACCATCGACTCCGTCGAGGCCGACACCGGCCGGGTCATCACGATGGTGCAGAACAAGAACTACAACCAGCTGGCCGGGTGCGACGTGCAGGGGGCCGATCCGAACGCGTGTGCGCCGTCGACGGACTCCGGCATCAACTTCAACGTCGACTCGAAGTACGGCGGCGGTGAGGGCTTCCAGACGGGTTCGACGTTCAAGGTCTTCACGCTCCTGAACTGGCTGCAGAACGGGCACGGGCTCAACGAGACCGTGAGCGGGACGCCGCGTGCCTTCACGAGTTACCCGATCTGCGGCTCCCGGTCCGGGATCGGCGGCGGCTACACGCCCAAGAACGACTCCGCCGGTGAGGGCGGCAACATGTCCGTCGAGAGTGCGACGTACCGCTCGGTCAACGTCGCCTTCGTGAACATGGCGCAGAAGCTCGACTACTGCGACATCCGGAAGACCGCGGACAGCCTCGGCGTCCACCTCGCCAACCCCCGGGCCACCGTGCAGGGCTACGGCGACGACATGTCGCAGAAGACGACCACGGACATCGCGTTGAACGCGTCGGCCGTCCTCGGCACGAACTACATCGCGCCGCTCACGATGGCCGCCGCGTACGCCGGCATCGCCAACAACGGCACGTTCTGCCGTCCGATCGTGATCGACAACGTCACGAACGCCGAGGGCAAGGCGCTCGGCGGGCAGCAGAAGGAGTGCACGCAGGCGATCGACCCGTCGGTCGCGCAGACCGCCATCTACGCGATGAAGAAGGTGCTCACGGTCGGTACCGCAGGTGGCGGTCGGACGCCGGACGGCTACGACGAGTTCGGCAAGACGGGAACCACCGACGAAGCGGACCAGATCTGGCTCGTCGGCTCCACCTCGAAGATCGCGACCGCCACGTGGCTCGGCAACATCGAGGGCAAGCAGAGTCTGCGCAAGGTCGCCGGCCCGCACGGTCTCTACTCGCTGTCTCGAACGTCGCTGTGGCGTCAGGCGCAGAGCATCGTGAACACCCAGTACGCAGGGGCCCCGTTCCAGGCGCCGAGTTCGTCGTCGATCCGCGGGAACAGCATCACCGTCCCGGACGTGGCGGGCAAGACCACTGACGAAGCCCGCGCCACGCTCAGCGGTGCCGGCTTCACCTACGTCGACGGCGGCACGCAGCCAGGCGCAGGGACTGCCGGGACCGTCCTGTCGACCTCCCCGGCCAGTGGGTCCGCGCTGTCGAAGGGCTCGAGCGTGACCGTCTACACGACGGACGGTTCCCAGTCGACGGTGCCGGAGGTCGCGGGCAAGTCTGTCGGTGACGCCCGCTCGGCGCTGAACGGCGCCGGCTTCGGGAACGTGAGCGTCGCCGATCAGTACCAGCCGGGAGACGGCAAGAACCAGTGCAAGGTCGCCGCGGTCGATCCGGGCGCAGGAACCGCTGCGTCGAAGGACACCACGATCAACCTCACCCTGTTCGGCAACAAGGACGGCAAGGCCCCCAAGGACTGCAAGTGA
- a CDS encoding metallophosphoesterase, translated as MTRGRAALGVLAAGAAAGAGAAAWGTLVERRRFEIRWETMPILPPGSRDVVVLHLSDIHMAPWQADKQQWLRDLSLVEPDFIVNTGDNLGHPTANAAVEYALEPFRGVPGAFVYGSNDFYGPSPRNPLKYFGGPSKLHASAKPVDLDIERQTAFFESLGWLDLNDKAHAIEVRGSRFELFGTSDAHRNWDRLDLLPTNVDEMRGDVPWSEDEDGPAPVSIGVTHAPYRRVLDAFVRQGADAIFAGHTHGGQVAVPGVGALVTNCDLPRKYASGLHRWQNRTHWAWLQVSAGLGTSIYAPVRFACRPEAVVVTLTARV; from the coding sequence GTGACCCGCGGCCGGGCAGCGCTCGGCGTCCTCGCAGCAGGAGCTGCGGCCGGCGCCGGCGCTGCCGCGTGGGGCACGCTCGTCGAACGGCGGCGGTTCGAGATCCGCTGGGAGACGATGCCGATCCTGCCGCCTGGTTCGCGTGACGTCGTCGTCCTGCACCTGTCGGACATCCACATGGCGCCGTGGCAGGCGGACAAGCAGCAGTGGCTGCGCGACCTGAGCCTGGTCGAACCCGACTTCATCGTGAACACCGGTGACAACCTCGGGCACCCGACGGCGAACGCAGCGGTCGAGTACGCGCTCGAGCCGTTCCGCGGTGTCCCCGGCGCGTTCGTGTACGGCTCGAACGACTTCTACGGCCCCTCCCCCCGCAACCCGCTGAAGTACTTCGGCGGCCCGAGCAAGCTGCACGCGTCCGCGAAGCCGGTCGACCTCGACATCGAACGCCAGACAGCGTTCTTCGAGTCGCTCGGCTGGCTCGACCTCAACGACAAGGCACACGCCATCGAGGTCCGTGGCTCACGCTTCGAGCTCTTCGGCACGTCCGACGCACACCGCAACTGGGACCGCCTCGACCTGCTCCCGACGAACGTGGACGAGATGCGCGGCGACGTCCCCTGGTCCGAAGACGAAGACGGTCCGGCACCGGTGTCGATCGGCGTCACGCACGCCCCGTACCGCCGCGTGCTCGACGCGTTCGTCCGACAGGGTGCCGACGCGATCTTCGCCGGGCACACGCACGGCGGGCAGGTCGCCGTCCCCGGTGTGGGTGCCCTCGTCACGAACTGCGACCTCCCCCGCAAGTACGCGAGTGGCCTCCACCGCTGGCAGAACCGGACGCACTGGGCCTGGCTGCAGGTGTCGGCCGGCCTCGGGACGTCGATCTACGCGCCGGTGCGGTTTGCGTGCCGCCCCGAGGCAGTCGTCGTCACCCTGACCGCCCGCGTCTGA
- a CDS encoding peptidoglycan-binding domain-containing protein — translation MSVLDELETSMNRAGALRTIVLSTVVAGGLALPLATPAAARAVPAGCVTKILRAGVDDEFCVARLQSLLNYDRFRFGQAPIAVDRRYGPLTDGRVRVVQSRSWITIDGIVGPGTWRVLCVPDAAGFTAMQVSVGCATL, via the coding sequence ATGTCAGTCCTCGACGAACTGGAGACCTCGATGAACCGTGCCGGTGCCCTCCGCACGATCGTGCTCTCGACCGTGGTCGCCGGAGGGCTCGCGCTCCCGCTGGCGACCCCCGCGGCTGCACGGGCCGTTCCGGCCGGATGCGTCACGAAGATCCTGCGCGCTGGCGTCGACGACGAGTTCTGCGTCGCCCGACTGCAGTCGCTCCTCAACTACGACCGCTTCCGCTTCGGGCAAGCGCCGATCGCCGTCGACCGGCGGTACGGGCCGCTCACCGACGGTCGGGTCCGTGTCGTGCAGAGCCGGTCGTGGATCACGATCGACGGGATCGTCGGCCCGGGGACCTGGCGCGTCCTCTGCGTGCCGGACGCCGCCGGGTTCACCGCGATGCAGGTCTCGGTGGGATGCGCGACGCTCTGA
- a CDS encoding peptidoglycan-binding protein — protein MIRRLAVPAIVLGAVVATFGTSTVANAAPVSTKAASGCVTSQFRQGSTGNCVKYIQQIQAITADGIFGPATRANIVAFQRGFGLTADGIVGKNTWRYLCVPLDGPSWSAAQKNAGCMSLY, from the coding sequence ATGATCCGCCGACTCGCCGTCCCCGCCATCGTGCTCGGGGCGGTCGTCGCCACCTTCGGCACGAGCACTGTCGCCAACGCCGCACCAGTCTCGACGAAGGCTGCATCCGGTTGCGTGACGAGCCAGTTCCGTCAGGGATCGACCGGCAACTGCGTGAAGTACATCCAGCAGATCCAGGCGATCACCGCCGACGGCATCTTCGGTCCGGCGACCCGCGCGAACATCGTGGCCTTCCAGCGAGGCTTCGGGCTCACCGCCGACGGCATCGTCGGTAAGAACACCTGGCGCTACCTCTGTGTGCCGCTCGACGGCCCGTCGTGGAGCGCCGCGCAGAAGAACGCCGGCTGCATGAGCCTCTACTGA
- a CDS encoding glycoside hydrolase domain-containing protein: MADLWVMNSQKWINTTYASVSGVPRLVEDGITGWGTMYALTRALQHELGITSLSDAFGPATHSAYESKVGSVGSATKPNIVGILQCALWCKGYTGGTKIGAWDDVIAASVGNVRKDVGLATGVRVDVKLMKSLLTLDAYVRVGAGSELVRAGQQWLNSRYTTRADYYIVPCDGRFTRDVQRGLMLAIQYEIGMADGVANGNFGPGTQTGLRDQASVTSGSSDGSKKFVSLFQLALAFNGYDVARSGTFSTATRTSTLDFQRFLEIAATGNGDYDTWAALLVSTGNPNRPVSGFDTTTALTPAFAAARHADGYRVVGRYLTVTGKSIGAGELDTIFAAGLELVPIFQNFNNGPQYFTRTLGLDHGKQAATRARQLGIRGGVTIFFAVDYDAFETEIESLLVPYFEGVRDGLKHSVAQTYEVGIYATRNIAAKVAERGLASAIWVSGMSTGYSGNLGYPMPAGWWYNQIQEITSINIDRNAVSERARPAGRDLVMRTPDYDDATRALYWRLVETQLLAETALKSQNQGVYSDNMANALVFAFLMSDKYHYGPFLVYAPWPEDRPGMPAAPLSRAREQYFAAAGAVANLVPQYAGDLEHLAVVTQGLNYWWTDGGSAVVGMGDLGGWALDVVQLWANYCKFQKGESVKAFVERNLGGTDSSTSEFTLVDLISDADGYLIGSETRGQTSFVDSFAYWLVRFPDPRDRIAEFLRRRFSRDDMSLRDSIISNIDSLWHGWPWPEVPRKGFQEGQVDPTSSQLAEFAAACADTLMTRGGIR, translated from the coding sequence ATGGCCGATCTCTGGGTGATGAACTCACAGAAGTGGATCAACACGACCTACGCCTCAGTGAGCGGTGTGCCGCGTCTCGTCGAAGACGGAATCACCGGTTGGGGGACGATGTACGCCTTGACCCGTGCGCTTCAGCACGAGCTCGGGATCACGTCCCTCTCCGATGCGTTCGGACCAGCAACGCACAGCGCGTACGAGTCCAAAGTCGGATCAGTGGGGTCCGCGACGAAACCCAACATCGTCGGGATCCTCCAATGCGCACTGTGGTGCAAGGGTTACACCGGTGGTACGAAGATCGGCGCATGGGACGACGTGATCGCTGCTTCGGTGGGCAACGTTCGAAAGGATGTCGGTCTCGCGACAGGCGTTCGAGTGGACGTCAAGCTCATGAAGTCGCTCCTCACGTTGGACGCCTATGTGCGGGTCGGGGCCGGTTCTGAGCTCGTACGCGCAGGCCAACAATGGCTCAACTCTCGCTACACCACTCGCGCGGACTACTACATCGTTCCGTGCGATGGGCGTTTCACACGCGATGTCCAGCGTGGGCTCATGCTCGCCATCCAGTACGAGATCGGTATGGCCGACGGAGTCGCAAACGGTAACTTCGGCCCGGGTACGCAGACCGGACTGCGAGACCAGGCCAGCGTGACTTCTGGATCGTCGGACGGATCCAAGAAGTTCGTTTCCCTCTTCCAACTCGCGCTCGCCTTCAACGGATACGACGTTGCACGGTCCGGAACGTTCAGTACTGCGACCCGCACGTCAACGCTGGATTTCCAGCGATTCCTGGAGATCGCCGCCACGGGGAACGGCGACTACGACACGTGGGCGGCCCTGCTCGTCAGCACCGGAAACCCGAACCGACCGGTGTCGGGCTTCGACACGACGACTGCGCTCACTCCTGCCTTCGCCGCCGCGCGCCACGCCGATGGATACCGCGTGGTCGGCCGGTACCTGACAGTGACAGGCAAGTCGATCGGCGCCGGCGAGCTCGACACGATCTTCGCAGCGGGCCTCGAACTCGTACCCATCTTCCAGAACTTCAACAACGGCCCGCAGTACTTCACGAGGACGCTCGGCTTGGACCACGGCAAGCAGGCAGCGACGCGTGCCCGACAACTCGGGATACGTGGTGGGGTCACCATATTCTTCGCGGTTGACTACGACGCATTCGAAACCGAGATCGAATCGCTGCTCGTGCCGTACTTCGAAGGAGTCCGCGACGGACTCAAACACTCCGTTGCACAGACCTACGAGGTCGGAATCTATGCGACGCGGAACATCGCGGCAAAAGTTGCAGAGCGCGGACTCGCATCTGCGATCTGGGTGAGCGGGATGTCAACTGGGTACAGCGGCAACCTGGGGTACCCGATGCCCGCCGGTTGGTGGTACAACCAAATCCAGGAGATCACGTCCATCAACATCGATCGAAATGCCGTTTCGGAACGCGCGCGACCGGCAGGGCGCGACCTCGTGATGAGGACCCCCGACTACGACGACGCCACTCGGGCTCTGTACTGGAGACTGGTGGAGACGCAGTTGCTGGCAGAGACGGCCTTGAAGAGCCAGAACCAGGGCGTCTACTCCGACAACATGGCCAACGCCCTGGTCTTCGCGTTCTTGATGAGCGACAAGTACCATTACGGGCCCTTCCTGGTGTACGCCCCGTGGCCCGAAGATCGTCCGGGAATGCCAGCCGCACCGCTCAGCCGCGCACGCGAACAGTACTTCGCAGCAGCGGGGGCCGTCGCGAACCTGGTTCCCCAATACGCTGGGGATCTCGAGCACCTCGCTGTCGTCACGCAGGGCCTGAACTACTGGTGGACCGACGGCGGATCAGCCGTGGTCGGGATGGGAGATCTCGGCGGCTGGGCACTCGACGTCGTCCAGCTCTGGGCCAACTACTGCAAGTTCCAGAAGGGCGAGTCAGTGAAGGCGTTCGTCGAACGCAACCTCGGCGGCACGGATTCTTCCACCTCAGAGTTCACTCTCGTCGATCTCATCTCGGACGCCGACGGATATCTGATCGGGTCTGAAACCAGAGGCCAGACCTCGTTCGTCGACAGCTTCGCCTACTGGCTCGTGCGCTTCCCAGATCCGCGAGACCGGATCGCCGAATTCCTCCGGCGGCGGTTCAGTCGTGACGACATGTCGCTCCGAGATTCGATCATCAGCAACATCGATTCACTGTGGCACGGCTGGCCGTGGCCCGAGGTGCCGAGGAAGGGCTTCCAAGAAGGCCAGGTCGACCCCACGTCCAGCCAACTTGCCGAATTCGCGGCCGCGTGCGCTGACACGCTGATGACGCGCGGCGGGATCAGATGA